One window of Peteryoungia desertarenae genomic DNA carries:
- a CDS encoding 1-phosphofructokinase family hexose kinase encodes MSKILTIALNPAIDISSDAETVRHTHKTRTHNQQQFPGGGGVNVSRVISELGGRSELVFLSGGATGQLLEAMLKPLAIDARPVPIHDPVRIAYAVHETSTNLEYRFVPEGPLVTDEELAPVFEIIRDAQAQYIVASGSLPRGVANDTYVKIAEIARETGSKLILDTSGAALTMTLDRGQVFLVKPSLGEIEACLGFKLDHDSVGPAAQEIVRRGSARHIAVSLGGDGAILVSEDRIIRAPAIPVAVQSAVGAGDSFVAGMTWSLAAGQGIEEAFRFGMAAGAAAVMTAGTELCRRQDVLDLYRAAEA; translated from the coding sequence ATGTCAAAGATCCTTACCATCGCACTCAATCCTGCCATCGACATTTCCAGCGATGCAGAGACGGTCCGTCATACCCACAAGACACGGACACACAATCAGCAGCAGTTCCCCGGTGGCGGCGGCGTCAATGTCTCACGCGTCATTTCGGAGCTCGGTGGGCGCAGCGAACTGGTGTTCCTGTCCGGTGGAGCGACCGGTCAATTGCTGGAGGCCATGCTGAAGCCGCTGGCAATTGATGCCAGACCGGTGCCGATCCATGATCCCGTCCGGATTGCCTATGCGGTGCATGAAACCTCGACAAATCTGGAGTACCGTTTTGTTCCTGAGGGGCCGCTGGTCACTGACGAGGAACTTGCTCCTGTTTTCGAGATTATCAGGGACGCGCAGGCGCAATACATCGTTGCCAGCGGGAGCCTGCCGCGCGGTGTTGCCAATGACACCTATGTAAAGATTGCCGAGATTGCCCGAGAGACGGGATCGAAGCTGATCCTTGATACCTCGGGCGCTGCGCTCACGATGACGCTTGATCGCGGGCAGGTCTTCCTGGTCAAACCGAGCCTTGGCGAGATTGAGGCATGCCTTGGGTTCAAGCTTGACCATGACAGTGTTGGCCCTGCGGCCCAGGAGATTGTCCGCCGCGGCAGTGCGAGACACATCGCGGTGTCCCTTGGAGGAGACGGCGCAATCCTGGTGTCCGAGGATCGGATCATTCGCGCTCCGGCCATCCCCGTTGCGGTGCAGTCTGCCGTTGGCGCCGGAGACAGCTTTGTTGCCGGTATGACTTGGTCGCTGGCCGCCGGCCAAGGAATTGAGGAGGCTTTCCGCTTTGGAATGGCAGCAGGCGCGGCTGCAGTCATGACTGCGGGGACGGAGCTTTGCCGCCGACAGGATGTGCTTGACCTGTACCGCGCGGCTGAGGCCTGA
- a CDS encoding SDR family oxidoreductase — MNLEGKTALVTGAGSGIGRATALRLAKDGAFVGLLSRTEDELEETLHALKECGGRGRVLLGDVGEDQDVRSAVNDLISARGALDIVVANAGINGTWAPIDDLKPEEFDKTVSVNLRGTYLTLHHTVPQLKKNGGSIVVVASINGTRTFSSPGATAYSATKAAQVAMVQQLALELGRHRIRINAVCPGAIDTEIGDNTDIRKADESGVSVEWPNGDIPLTGGESGTADEVADVIGFLVSDLARHVTGSPIWIDGGQSLLR, encoded by the coding sequence ATGAACCTTGAAGGCAAGACGGCTCTGGTAACCGGCGCCGGCTCCGGCATTGGGCGGGCGACCGCGTTGCGCCTGGCAAAAGACGGTGCATTTGTCGGGCTGTTGAGCCGGACTGAGGATGAGCTTGAGGAAACGCTACATGCGCTAAAGGAATGTGGCGGTCGCGGTCGGGTTTTGCTGGGTGACGTCGGCGAGGATCAGGATGTCCGGTCAGCTGTCAACGATCTGATTTCTGCTCGAGGGGCGCTCGATATCGTTGTGGCGAATGCCGGCATTAACGGGACCTGGGCGCCGATTGATGATCTGAAGCCTGAAGAGTTTGACAAGACGGTCTCGGTCAATCTTCGTGGGACCTATCTCACGCTTCACCACACGGTGCCCCAACTCAAGAAGAATGGCGGTTCGATTGTGGTGGTTGCATCCATCAACGGCACCCGCACATTCTCCTCGCCGGGCGCGACGGCCTATTCCGCCACGAAGGCCGCGCAAGTCGCCATGGTGCAGCAGCTGGCGCTTGAGCTTGGCCGCCACCGCATTCGGATCAATGCTGTCTGTCCCGGTGCCATCGATACGGAAATCGGGGACAATACCGATATTCGCAAGGCTGATGAAAGCGGCGTTTCCGTGGAGTGGCCGAATGGCGACATACCGTTGACCGGAGGAGAATCGGGTACTGCTGACGAGGTTGCTGATGTGATCGGTTTCCTGGTGTCGGATTTGGCGCGTCATGTGACGGGCAGCCCGATCTGGATTGATGGCGGGCAGAGCCTTCTTAGATAG
- a CDS encoding diguanylate cyclase, translated as MYTIYVLNDADLDQFREEFSWLNFPPTVCQVSVYLGDLGDVARVEACTRGAQGELLEYDIDALGGRTMLGLLRFAPRGTKLTDDCPEEVLVRELLERLPIADGSKSLQDVNLERRSLLDKAYARILEIADEKFCEAIQESDSAVEKNRLERIRQSLPASIAEVKDAHRGLFVEIDLWRLVAIVRDEYSLPADYDPVVIDPDSKVPKSRASALEVATQADPIIEAIFDLSPVAFSISTIGEKRSRYVRVNRKYLELIGKNWDELAGSEMVSSGVVVDSDDGRAERLAMLDSEGGYSGKKAQIRNARGEIIPVIISARRLFLSGQFYDFEVLVPEKET; from the coding sequence ATGTATACGATATATGTTCTGAACGATGCGGACCTGGACCAGTTCCGTGAGGAGTTTTCTTGGCTGAACTTCCCGCCCACTGTTTGCCAAGTCAGTGTATACCTTGGTGACCTTGGAGATGTGGCGCGTGTTGAAGCCTGTACCCGCGGTGCTCAAGGGGAATTGCTAGAGTACGATATTGATGCGTTGGGTGGGCGTACCATGCTGGGGCTGTTGCGTTTTGCTCCGCGTGGAACGAAGCTGACGGATGACTGTCCTGAAGAAGTGTTGGTTCGTGAGCTGCTGGAGCGCCTGCCCATCGCGGATGGAAGCAAATCCCTTCAAGATGTTAATCTGGAGCGACGATCCCTACTCGACAAAGCCTATGCGCGGATACTCGAAATCGCGGACGAAAAGTTCTGTGAGGCGATTCAAGAATCCGACAGTGCTGTCGAGAAAAATCGTCTGGAACGAATCCGCCAATCCCTGCCGGCCAGCATTGCCGAGGTCAAGGACGCTCATCGTGGGCTTTTTGTCGAGATTGATCTCTGGCGCCTCGTAGCGATTGTCAGGGATGAATATTCTTTGCCAGCTGACTATGATCCAGTCGTGATTGATCCCGATTCCAAGGTGCCGAAATCCAGGGCGTCTGCTCTTGAGGTCGCGACCCAAGCCGATCCGATCATTGAGGCCATTTTCGATCTATCGCCTGTTGCATTCTCGATTTCAACCATCGGCGAGAAACGCTCACGCTATGTCCGGGTCAACCGTAAGTATCTTGAACTTATTGGCAAGAATTGGGACGAGCTCGCGGGTAGTGAGATGGTTTCCTCCGGCGTCGTTGTCGACAGCGATGACGGTCGTGCGGAGCGCTTGGCAATGCTTGATTCTGAAGGTGGCTATAGTGGCAAGAAAGCACAGATCCGTAATGCCAGAGGTGAGATCATTCCCGTGATCATATCTGCACGTCGACTTTTTCTCAGTGGCCAGTTCTATGATTTTGAAGTTCTGGTCCCGGAAAAGGAAACCTAA
- a CDS encoding LysR family transcriptional regulator, whose protein sequence is MLTHQRRFLPSTSALAAFDSVAKLGSFSAAANELALTQGAISRQISLLEDQLGVKLFERTNRGVELTAIGQTYAKGIGDALATIRTLSLEAMATRDDTHLRLAILPTFGTRWLMPRIPDFLKRNPAVIIDFATRIGQFEFEGSGLDAAIHIGEPNWPGTECQFLMQEFVVPVCSPSFLAENPIASPQDLLSKPLFDMASRPRAWEHWFDSLDIAGGRGGGMRFEQFSNVVQACLAGLGIALVPTFLIEPELENGQLVRAWNHEVKSSSAYYLVRPLSKMAYGPATAFSHWILDQAREFTGPRRDQGPSKT, encoded by the coding sequence ATGCTCACTCATCAACGCCGCTTCCTGCCTTCCACCAGTGCACTCGCCGCCTTCGATTCCGTCGCGAAGCTTGGCAGCTTCTCGGCTGCGGCAAACGAACTGGCTCTGACACAAGGTGCCATTTCCCGACAGATCAGTCTGCTGGAAGACCAGCTGGGCGTGAAGCTTTTTGAGCGCACCAATCGCGGCGTCGAATTGACGGCGATCGGCCAAACCTATGCAAAGGGGATCGGCGATGCGCTGGCGACAATCCGTACGCTCTCGCTGGAGGCCATGGCAACCCGTGACGACACACACCTGCGTCTTGCAATACTGCCGACATTTGGCACCCGCTGGCTGATGCCGCGCATTCCCGATTTCCTAAAGCGCAACCCCGCTGTCATCATCGATTTCGCAACCCGTATAGGACAATTCGAGTTTGAGGGATCAGGGCTCGACGCTGCCATCCATATCGGCGAGCCGAACTGGCCCGGAACCGAATGTCAGTTCCTGATGCAGGAATTCGTCGTGCCCGTTTGCAGCCCGAGCTTCCTCGCAGAAAACCCGATCGCAAGCCCACAGGACCTGTTGAGCAAGCCGCTTTTCGACATGGCCTCCCGACCGAGGGCCTGGGAACACTGGTTTGATAGCCTCGACATAGCGGGCGGGCGCGGCGGCGGCATGCGCTTTGAACAATTCTCCAATGTCGTGCAGGCCTGCCTTGCAGGGCTCGGTATCGCCCTTGTCCCAACCTTCCTGATCGAGCCGGAACTGGAAAACGGCCAACTCGTTCGCGCCTGGAACCATGAAGTCAAAAGCTCCAGTGCCTACTATCTGGTCCGACCGCTCTCAAAGATGGCTTATGGCCCGGCCACTGCATTTTCTCATTGGATACTGGACCAGGCGCGTGAGTTCACAGGCCCGCGCCGGGACCAGGGTCCATCAAAGACATGA
- a CDS encoding acyl-CoA dehydrogenase, whose amino-acid sequence MSEMRPFSWSDPFLMADMLNEDERMIQQAAHDFAQGELMPRVSEAYLEETVAPELFRMMGQAGLLGVTLPEKYGAAGASYVSYGLVAREVERVDSGYRSMMSVQSSLVIYPIHAYGSEEQKDKYLPGLVSGELIGCFGLTEPDAGSDPGGMKTRAEKIEGGYRLRGSKMWISNSPIADVFVVWAKSEAHGGDIRGFILEKGMKGLSAPKIGGKLSLRASVTGEIVMDGVEVGEDALLPNVSGLKGPFGCLNRARYGIAWGVLGAAEDCWHRARQYGLDRKQFGKPLAGTQLFQKKLADMQTEISLGLLGSLRVGRLMDEHQFAPEMISIVKRNNCGKALDVARMARDMHGGNGIQIEYHVMRHAQNLETVNTYEGTHDVHALILGRAQTGIQAFF is encoded by the coding sequence ATGAGCGAAATGCGCCCCTTCTCCTGGTCCGACCCTTTCCTGATGGCTGACATGCTGAATGAAGACGAACGCATGATTCAGCAAGCAGCTCACGACTTTGCCCAAGGCGAACTCATGCCGCGTGTCAGCGAAGCCTATCTTGAGGAGACTGTTGCGCCGGAATTGTTCCGGATGATGGGGCAGGCCGGGCTTCTTGGTGTCACTCTTCCGGAAAAGTATGGAGCAGCCGGGGCAAGTTATGTCTCCTACGGTCTCGTGGCGCGTGAAGTTGAGCGCGTTGATTCCGGTTACCGTTCGATGATGAGCGTTCAGTCGTCCCTGGTGATCTATCCGATCCATGCCTACGGCTCCGAAGAGCAAAAGGACAAGTATCTGCCGGGTCTCGTTTCCGGTGAGCTGATCGGTTGCTTTGGCCTCACTGAACCTGATGCCGGCTCAGATCCCGGAGGCATGAAAACCCGGGCGGAGAAGATCGAGGGCGGCTATCGGCTGCGCGGATCGAAGATGTGGATCTCGAATTCGCCGATTGCAGATGTCTTTGTCGTCTGGGCGAAGTCCGAGGCGCATGGTGGCGACATCCGCGGCTTCATTCTTGAGAAGGGGATGAAGGGGCTTTCAGCACCGAAGATCGGCGGCAAGCTTTCCCTGCGCGCCTCCGTGACGGGCGAAATCGTGATGGATGGTGTCGAGGTCGGAGAAGACGCTCTGCTGCCGAATGTATCGGGTCTCAAAGGTCCTTTTGGCTGCCTTAATCGCGCACGCTATGGCATTGCCTGGGGCGTTCTGGGCGCTGCCGAAGATTGCTGGCACCGCGCGCGCCAATATGGCCTTGATCGCAAACAGTTCGGCAAACCGCTTGCCGGTACGCAGCTTTTCCAGAAGAAGCTTGCTGACATGCAGACAGAGATTTCGCTGGGCCTGCTTGGATCATTGCGGGTCGGGCGCCTGATGGATGAACATCAGTTTGCGCCAGAGATGATCTCCATCGTCAAGCGTAACAATTGCGGCAAGGCGCTTGATGTCGCCCGAATGGCCCGAGATATGCACGGCGGAAATGGTATTCAGATCGAGTATCACGTTATGCGCCATGCGCAGAACCTCGAAACGGTGAATACATATGAAGGAACCCATGATGTGCATGCGCTGATTCTTGGTCGTGCACAGACTGGAATTCAGGCGTTCTTCTAA
- a CDS encoding riboflavin synthase subunit alpha, producing MYTGIVQAIAPVLKTIRHDGYTEFHIDFPERLLTDLQIGGSVAVEGVCLSATSIAGTTVTFDAMDATLERTNLGSVKEGDVVNIERSAKPNDENGGHAIAGHIATTAELVDAKFEMPGAHITFRLPEEWAKYVFKRGYLAVNGASLTVAEAENDTFVINLIPETLRQTTFPRYKPGDRLNIEVDHQTMVMVDVVERTLERLMSRNQ from the coding sequence ATGTATACCGGAATTGTTCAGGCCATCGCACCCGTTCTGAAGACCATCCGCCATGATGGCTACACCGAATTTCACATCGACTTTCCCGAACGCCTGCTCACCGACCTGCAAATTGGCGGCAGCGTGGCTGTTGAGGGCGTTTGCCTGTCGGCCACCTCGATCGCAGGAACGACCGTGACCTTTGATGCCATGGATGCGACGCTGGAGCGAACCAATCTCGGCTCCGTGAAGGAAGGCGATGTCGTCAATATCGAGCGATCCGCAAAGCCGAACGATGAGAATGGCGGCCATGCAATCGCCGGTCACATTGCGACGACGGCGGAACTGGTTGATGCAAAATTTGAGATGCCGGGCGCTCACATTACCTTCCGCCTTCCGGAAGAATGGGCGAAATATGTATTCAAGCGCGGCTATCTTGCAGTCAACGGCGCAAGTCTGACTGTGGCCGAGGCAGAGAATGACACATTTGTCATCAATCTGATCCCCGAGACACTGCGCCAGACGACTTTTCCGCGTTACAAGCCGGGCGACCGGCTGAACATCGAGGTCGACCACCAGACCATGGTAATGGTCGATGTCGTCGAGCGTACCCTCGAACGGCTGATGAGCCGCAATCAGTGA
- a CDS encoding DUF3008 family protein produces the protein MPAKSKAQQKAAGAALSAKRGDTKKSDLKGASRSMVESMSEKELEEMASTSRKGKPAHVSHK, from the coding sequence ATGCCCGCAAAATCGAAAGCACAGCAGAAGGCGGCCGGTGCCGCTCTTTCAGCGAAACGGGGAGATACGAAGAAGAGCGACCTTAAGGGAGCCTCCCGGAGCATGGTGGAAAGCATGTCGGAGAAGGAGTTGGAAGAGATGGCCTCCACGAGCCGTAAAGGCAAACCCGCGCACGTATCGCACAAGTGA
- a CDS encoding OsmC family protein, giving the protein MAVGKDRPIGAVATLGARGYPHIRSRTGGEIRIATGAEEAGFNPLDLLLAALASCLSMSVRIAAREHGQNSYLTEVTVDVTAEKDAADKSRLSAIYADIVVTGELSADMLDHIVQRADDLCTVSNALAIHPIITVRNECFREVEASIDPDDR; this is encoded by the coding sequence ATGGCTGTTGGCAAGGATCGACCAATCGGAGCGGTGGCCACTCTCGGAGCGCGTGGCTACCCTCACATCCGATCGAGAACCGGCGGCGAGATTCGTATCGCCACGGGAGCGGAAGAAGCAGGCTTCAACCCCCTTGATTTGTTATTGGCCGCACTTGCATCCTGCCTTTCAATGAGCGTGCGGATAGCGGCCCGCGAACATGGCCAAAACTCCTACCTGACCGAAGTCACCGTGGATGTGACGGCTGAGAAGGATGCCGCCGACAAGAGCAGGCTCAGCGCCATATACGCGGATATAGTCGTAACCGGTGAGCTGTCTGCAGACATGCTTGACCACATTGTCCAAAGAGCGGACGACCTGTGTACGGTCAGCAACGCTCTGGCTATTCATCCAATAATCACGGTGCGGAATGAGTGTTTTCGAGAAGTCGAAGCGTCAATTGATCCTGATGACCGTTGA
- a CDS encoding DUF1810 domain-containing protein — protein sequence MDVLDCHLRESAGFLLAVPTSRERRANSRQRGPAPGLIATAAELRFEHILVTKASAKVKVDASNGGQIVNGTRRHILICCPNRILWPGLALGIWKPNAGRLMDAFNLKRFLSPQDAVITAVMSELLAGTKSSHWMWFIFPQMRGLGTSQTAQFYGIRSLTEAQAYLRHPVLGERLRLCTRTVLLIDGSSAREIFGVPDDMKFRSSMTLFDAAEGGSGDHLYRLALERFFNGHQDQLTLRLLENTHSAP from the coding sequence ATGGATGTTCTGGATTGTCATTTGCGTGAATCCGCCGGCTTCTTGCTGGCGGTACCGACATCGCGAGAGCGCCGTGCGAACTCTCGCCAGAGGGGCCCGGCACCTGGTTTGATCGCAACGGCCGCTGAACTCCGTTTCGAACACATTCTTGTTACCAAAGCTTCGGCGAAGGTCAAGGTTGACGCGTCTAATGGCGGCCAGATTGTCAACGGAACGCGAAGACACATCCTCATTTGTTGCCCCAATCGCATCCTTTGGCCCGGTTTGGCGTTAGGAATCTGGAAGCCAAATGCAGGAAGACTAATGGACGCCTTCAACTTGAAACGTTTCCTGTCGCCACAGGATGCCGTCATCACGGCCGTCATGTCGGAGCTTCTCGCCGGCACAAAGTCCAGTCACTGGATGTGGTTTATATTTCCGCAAATGCGCGGACTGGGCACCTCCCAGACAGCTCAGTTCTATGGGATTCGCTCCCTGACGGAGGCCCAAGCCTATCTTCGGCATCCGGTGCTTGGCGAGCGGTTGCGATTATGCACCAGAACCGTTCTGTTAATTGACGGGTCCTCGGCGCGCGAGATCTTTGGGGTGCCGGATGACATGAAATTTCGCTCATCGATGACATTATTCGATGCAGCTGAAGGCGGTAGCGGCGATCATCTCTACCGTCTTGCGCTCGAGCGCTTCTTCAACGGTCATCAGGATCAATTGACGCTTCGACTTCTCGAAAACACTCATTCCGCACCGTGA
- the glgX gene encoding glycogen debranching protein GlgX, whose translation MVVTLNTGERMDASSKQWSVEAGEWQRLGAIYNGEGTNFALFSAHADRVELCLYDDSGETEITRVELREYTNEVWHAYLPEVKPGMLYGYRVHGPHDPVNGHRFNANKLLLDPYAREIVGGINWSKAHFGYDLDAADKDLSFSTIDSGPFMPKCRIIDPAASIEPKVFNRIPWADAIVYETHVKGFTQLNPAIPAELRGTFDGLGHKAAVDYIRSLGITSVELMPVHSFPDDGHLREKGLANYWGYNTLGFFSPASRYYGPKGLAGFREMVRAFHDAGIEVILDVVYNHTAEGNELGPTLSFKGIDNFSYYRTLPDNHRYYINDTGTGNTINTSHPRVLQMIMDSLRYWAEEMHVDGFRFDLGTILGREPGGFDQRGGFFDAVAQDPVLSRVKLIGEPWDIGPGGYQVGGFPPGWAEWNDKYRDSTREYWLNGENSAPDFAARLLGSGDIYDQRGRRPWASVNFVTAHDGYTLNDLVSYDQKHNEANGEDNNDGHNHNLSHNYGAEGPTDNTDIIELRERQKRNFLATLFFSHGTPMLLGGDEFGRSQLGNNNSYCQDNELSWLHWEGLPQSCEDLRDFTRRLIALRKAQPLLRRSDWRDGLIIDWFNVKGGHQRPEHWLDGNPLALRLLRPDLRDAPEEWTEVLMLFNPQAEAINFRTPKTGGSRWRLEISTESVDRSGDIIAEGEAIAMQGRSFTLLRRD comes from the coding sequence ATGGTGGTCACGCTGAATACGGGGGAACGCATGGACGCCAGCAGCAAGCAGTGGTCGGTCGAGGCCGGCGAATGGCAACGCCTTGGAGCCATCTACAACGGAGAAGGCACCAACTTCGCTCTCTTTTCAGCCCATGCGGACAGGGTCGAGCTCTGCCTCTACGACGACAGCGGCGAGACAGAAATCACCCGCGTTGAGCTTCGGGAATACACCAATGAGGTCTGGCACGCATACCTGCCGGAGGTGAAACCCGGTATGCTTTATGGTTATCGGGTCCATGGCCCACATGATCCCGTCAATGGCCATCGCTTCAACGCGAACAAGCTGCTGCTCGACCCGTATGCTCGGGAGATCGTTGGCGGAATAAACTGGAGCAAAGCGCATTTTGGTTACGATCTCGACGCAGCGGACAAGGATCTTTCCTTCAGCACGATCGACAGCGGCCCCTTTATGCCGAAATGTCGGATAATCGACCCGGCAGCGAGCATTGAGCCAAAGGTGTTCAATCGTATCCCTTGGGCAGACGCGATTGTCTACGAAACCCATGTGAAGGGTTTCACGCAACTGAATCCGGCAATTCCCGCCGAGCTGCGCGGCACATTTGACGGCCTTGGACACAAGGCTGCTGTTGATTACATCCGCAGCCTCGGCATCACCTCTGTCGAACTGATGCCAGTTCATTCGTTCCCCGACGACGGGCATCTTCGCGAAAAGGGGCTTGCCAATTACTGGGGCTATAACACCCTAGGCTTCTTCTCGCCGGCCAGTCGCTATTATGGGCCGAAAGGCTTGGCAGGTTTCCGGGAAATGGTCCGCGCCTTTCACGATGCCGGGATCGAGGTGATCCTTGACGTGGTTTATAACCACACTGCGGAAGGAAATGAGCTCGGTCCGACGCTTTCCTTCAAGGGCATCGACAATTTCTCCTACTACCGCACTCTGCCGGACAATCACCGCTACTACATCAATGACACGGGCACCGGAAACACGATCAATACATCCCATCCCCGCGTCCTGCAGATGATCATGGATTCCCTCCGCTACTGGGCGGAAGAGATGCATGTAGATGGCTTTCGCTTCGATCTCGGCACCATCCTGGGGCGCGAACCGGGCGGCTTCGATCAGCGGGGAGGCTTCTTCGATGCAGTGGCACAGGATCCGGTACTCTCACGGGTCAAGCTGATCGGTGAGCCCTGGGACATTGGCCCAGGCGGTTACCAGGTTGGCGGCTTTCCGCCTGGTTGGGCGGAATGGAATGACAAATATCGCGACTCTACGCGCGAATACTGGCTCAATGGCGAGAATTCCGCGCCGGACTTCGCGGCCCGCCTGCTCGGCTCCGGAGACATCTATGACCAGAGGGGCCGCCGCCCCTGGGCCAGCGTGAACTTCGTGACGGCCCACGACGGTTACACACTGAACGACCTCGTCTCCTATGATCAGAAGCACAACGAGGCGAATGGTGAAGACAACAACGATGGCCACAATCACAATCTAAGTCACAACTATGGCGCTGAGGGGCCGACCGACAATACCGACATCATTGAGCTACGCGAACGCCAGAAGCGGAATTTTCTCGCCACGCTCTTTTTCTCTCACGGTACTCCCATGCTTTTGGGCGGAGATGAATTTGGCCGTTCTCAGTTGGGCAATAACAACAGCTACTGCCAGGACAACGAACTGAGTTGGCTTCATTGGGAAGGCCTGCCTCAGTCCTGCGAAGATTTGCGGGACTTCACCAGGCGTCTGATCGCACTCCGCAAGGCACAACCTCTGCTACGTCGCTCCGATTGGCGAGATGGGCTCATCATCGATTGGTTCAATGTAAAGGGCGGCCATCAGCGCCCGGAACACTGGCTTGATGGCAATCCGCTAGCCCTCAGGCTCTTGCGTCCGGACTTGCGTGACGCACCAGAGGAATGGACAGAGGTGCTCATGCTGTTCAATCCTCAAGCCGAGGCAATCAACTTTCGGACACCGAAGACGGGTGGATCAAGATGGAGATTGGAAATCTCGACAGAGTCAGTCGATCGAAGTGGAGACATCATCGCTGAGGGCGAAGCGATCGCCATGCAGGGACGATCATTCACCCTCCTTCGGCGCGATTAG
- a CDS encoding DUF475 domain-containing protein — protein sequence MSQPATLGTDKSSLTYFRWAFIVTAIGLILGAVLGWQISGTLDGMATVFFICAVLAVLEISLSFDNAIVNANKLKDMTPVWQQRFLTWGILIAVFGMRIFFPLLIVVIAAGIGPIDAVLLAAREPAEYARIMNDAHLPIAAFGGTFLMMVGLTYFFDHEKDIHWIEWLESHMARSASIKGIEIALVLLLILLFSNLLEGEEATTFVYSAIYGLLTFLAVEVIGGLLDASQKTLAEAAKGGLGAFIYLEVLDASFSFDGVIGAFALTQNLFIIAIGLGIGAMYVRSMTIMLVEKGTLAEYRYLEHGAFYAILILSVIMYCQTLVHIPEVITGLGGAALIGVSLWSSIRFNRLELAQESRHAD from the coding sequence ATGAGCCAGCCCGCTACCCTGGGAACCGACAAATCCTCCCTGACCTATTTCAGGTGGGCATTTATCGTCACGGCCATCGGCCTCATACTCGGCGCAGTCCTTGGCTGGCAGATCTCCGGCACCCTTGACGGAATGGCGACGGTGTTCTTCATCTGTGCCGTCCTTGCAGTATTGGAAATCTCGCTTTCCTTCGACAACGCGATCGTCAATGCCAACAAGCTCAAGGACATGACACCGGTCTGGCAGCAGCGGTTCCTGACCTGGGGCATATTGATTGCCGTTTTCGGCATGCGCATTTTCTTCCCGCTTCTCATCGTGGTCATAGCCGCTGGCATTGGGCCGATCGACGCGGTGCTACTCGCGGCACGTGAACCGGCAGAATATGCGCGGATCATGAATGATGCCCATCTTCCGATCGCGGCTTTCGGCGGCACCTTCCTGATGATGGTGGGGCTCACCTATTTCTTCGACCATGAGAAGGACATCCACTGGATCGAATGGCTCGAAAGCCATATGGCGCGATCGGCCTCCATCAAGGGGATCGAAATCGCCCTGGTGCTTCTGCTCATACTCCTGTTCTCAAACCTGCTTGAAGGCGAAGAGGCGACAACCTTCGTCTATTCGGCGATTTACGGTCTGCTCACCTTCCTCGCCGTTGAAGTCATAGGCGGCCTTCTTGATGCCTCCCAGAAAACACTGGCAGAGGCCGCAAAAGGTGGCCTTGGCGCTTTCATCTATCTTGAAGTCCTCGATGCCAGTTTCTCATTCGACGGCGTGATTGGTGCTTTCGCCCTCACCCAGAACCTCTTCATCATCGCGATTGGCCTCGGCATCGGCGCCATGTATGTCCGCTCCATGACGATCATGCTTGTAGAAAAAGGCACTCTGGCTGAGTATCGCTATCTTGAACATGGTGCCTTCTACGCAATCCTGATCCTTTCCGTGATCATGTATTGCCAGACGCTGGTCCACATTCCGGAAGTGATAACGGGGCTTGGGGGCGCTGCCCTGATCGGCGTATCGCTCTGGTCATCAATCCGGTTCAACCGGCTTGAGCTTGCACAGGAAAGCCGGCACGCGGACTAG
- a CDS encoding response regulator: MRAAKHPLAIDTILIVEDDVFISMDAADAVAGAGVNVITAETVRDALDILENEHISAAILDFNVRDGDVTPVVRQLRRLGIPFRIVSGSPLKEIEANGIPQELCAPKPADYVKVLASLMCDRPWTKLRSRH; encoded by the coding sequence ATGCGAGCAGCAAAGCACCCACTGGCCATCGATACGATCCTCATCGTTGAGGACGATGTCTTCATTTCCATGGACGCCGCCGACGCCGTTGCCGGGGCCGGTGTGAACGTCATCACGGCCGAAACGGTCAGGGATGCGCTCGACATTCTCGAGAACGAGCATATCTCGGCTGCCATCCTCGATTTCAACGTACGCGATGGCGATGTGACCCCGGTCGTTCGGCAGTTGCGTCGTCTTGGAATTCCCTTCCGGATCGTATCCGGGTCGCCACTGAAAGAGATCGAAGCCAATGGGATTCCGCAGGAACTCTGCGCGCCAAAACCGGCCGATTACGTGAAGGTGCTGGCGTCTCTCATGTGTGATCGGCCCTGGACAAAGCTGCGTTCACGTCACTGA